A stretch of DNA from Paenibacillus sp. FSL W8-0186:
GGGATATGGTCATCCCAAGAAATCATCAGGCTTCTCACCGTCGTATTGCCGTGGTTCAATACTCCATAAAAAATATTAAGTACCGGAATGGCCAAAATCCATAATAGCGGCTTGTAGTCCGCAAGCTTTCTCTTCAATCCATTCGACCCCTTATCCCCATTTTCTGTATATATGTTACTCCATAGGTATAGCAGATGTGCAGGAAGATTGCCACCTAGAAAATGTCATATTTTGCTGACAAAGTTTTAATATATATAACCCTGTAAGACAGGCTAAAGCAACTATAGGGGGTTGAAGTGGATTTCTCTCTTCCAGACCCGCTACCTAACAAGGATCGAAAAAGCGCTGTAAACCAATAAAAGCGTCATGATCAGATTGAACGGCCGTCTGTAGCGCATGATGACTTTTTGCAAAATAGAGCCGAACAGACTCCACGTGAAGGTACTCAGGAAACCCGTTACGCCTAACAATACGGAAAGAAGAAAATAGCTTAAGTACGAAGTGTAATAGGGTGCAATAAAGGTTCCCACTAAGGTAATGCTGAATAGGATGCCTTTCGGATTGACGAATTGCAGCAAAGCGCCGGTGAGGAAGAGATTGCCTTCCCGGTAATCCCTGGAATCTCCCGTATCTTTACTGGTCAGTATTTTATAGGCCAAATACAGCATATAGCCTACGCCAAGCAGGGTTAATGGAAGCTCAATCACGGGCAGTACGCTGGCAAGCAGGAGGTTAAAGAAACTGCAGCATAGCAAGGTGATGATGAAAAATCCGCTGCCCACGCCCATACTGAATTTCACGGTTCTGCGCAGTCCCCGATGAGCCATGGCCATAGCCATAATGTTGTTGGGGCCTGGGGTGAAGCTGGATATGAATACAAAGAGTAGAAACGAAATGACGGGCATAAAGATCTCCTTCGCTTGAATATATGTTAAAATATACTCAACGGACGTTATAGCGACCGTTGTACTTTATATTATACATATCGGACGTTATATTGTATATAAGGAGGAGGCTCATGGAGGAAATTCATCTTATTCTTGCGAGAAATTTAAAAGCCATTCGCGAAAAGGAAAAATTAAGCTTGGAGAAGGTATCTCAGCTAAGCGGCGTAAGCAAGACGATGATCGGACAGATCGAGCGCGGTGAATCAAGCCCGACTCTTACGACCATTTGGAAAATCGCGAATGGACTGAAGGTTTCTTTTACTACACTTATCCAGCAGTCCCAGCCGGAGACGGAAGTCGTTATACGAAATGAGTTACAAGCATTGACGGAGGATAACGGGAAGTATAGAGTATACCCCTGCTTTCCTTATCAGGAGGATCGGCGCTTTGAGCTATACCAGGTAGAAATTGAGCCTGGGGGAATGCTGCAGTCGGAGGCCCACAGAGAGGCAACGGAGGAATACATCATGGTTTATGATGGCGAGCTTAGCCTCCGCGTCAATGAAAATGAATATAAATTGCAGCAAGGTGATTCCATCAGGTTTAGGGCAGACAGGCCGCATACTTATGTTAATGCTGGAAAGTCGCTAGTCCGGCTAAGCATGACGATCTATTATGCACCGCCGTCACATGAGCTTTAAGCTAGACGCACAAAATTCTACAAAAACCCCCGGTTCAATTACCGCTAATGCGGGCTGAACCGGGGGTTTTGGCGTGCTTAACTCGACTATTTGTGCCATGGTGCCGGGTGGTTCAAAAGAGATGCTGACACTTCAAGGTTTCTACTTACACTTCTTCGTACAATCTTCTCAGAAACTCGACGCTCCCCGCCAAATGCGGTTCGGTTGTACTCTCCATAAGGCCCTGAATATGTGGCCGTTCGTATTTCATATAGCGGAGAATCGGCTCGAACTTGAGAAAACCCTGGCCTACGGGGACCATTTCGATTCGTCCGTCCTTCACGATGAAATCCTTCAGATGGAGGACGGCGATCCGATCACCCAGCAGCTCCAGCGCTTCGGCAACCACTTCGTCCTGCCGCGTATAGTTGTCCGGCGACATCAGGTTGGCGCAGTCGAGAATGATCTGCAAATTGTTCGAAGGAATCGCATCCAGCAGGCGACGGGCCAATGAAGCAGTGTGAAGGGGATGATTTAATCCCGCTTCGATGCCAACCGTGACGCCAAAGCGCTCGGCTTCGGCAACCATCTCGCGTACTGCAGGTATGACCCTTTGGAAGGCTTCTTCGGTAAAGTTGTCGGTCGTGTAGCCATGGCCAACGCTGCCCGTCTCCGTACCTACAAGGCTGGCGCCGAAATCTCTCGCCAAGCGGATATTGGTCTTGAAGTCAGCCAGCGCCTGGGCCTCTGTCTGCGGGTCGGGCGCTACGATATTGACATAGCAGCCCAGCACCGCAATTTGAATGCCCGCCCGCCGGAAGGCGTTGCCGTAGTAAGCCGCCGTGCCCGGACTCAAAGCGGAAAGGCTGGGTGCGCTCTCCGGAAAAGATTTCTTGATCGCAAATTGAATATGCGAGAACTCGTATTGCTGCAGCTTCTGAATCAGATCGGTCAATGGAATTTGTCCGAAATCATGGGCGCGAACGCCGAGATGAAGTGGAACCGTCATGTGATCTCCCCTTTTAAATGCTGCTTGAGAGCAGATAGTTCATCCGATTGCTGGATGGCTAGTGCTACGAGCCTGGCGATTTGCCTTGCTCCTTCGTCCGAGAAATGAGTATCGTCGATGATGCCGGACGGGTAATTCGGATGGTCCCCCTCCGGCAGGTGCATGAATAGACGCTTCGATTCGTCAGTCCCCA
This window harbors:
- a CDS encoding LysE family transporter, which gives rise to MPVISFLLFVFISSFTPGPNNIMAMAMAHRGLRRTVKFSMGVGSGFFIITLLCCSFFNLLLASVLPVIELPLTLLGVGYMLYLAYKILTSKDTGDSRDYREGNLFLTGALLQFVNPKGILFSITLVGTFIAPYYTSYLSYFLLSVLLGVTGFLSTFTWSLFGSILQKVIMRYRRPFNLIMTLLLVYSAFSILVR
- a CDS encoding XRE family transcriptional regulator; its protein translation is MEEIHLILARNLKAIREKEKLSLEKVSQLSGVSKTMIGQIERGESSPTLTTIWKIANGLKVSFTTLIQQSQPETEVVIRNELQALTEDNGKYRVYPCFPYQEDRRFELYQVEIEPGGMLQSEAHREATEEYIMVYDGELSLRVNENEYKLQQGDSIRFRADRPHTYVNAGKSLVRLSMTIYYAPPSHEL
- a CDS encoding sugar phosphate isomerase/epimerase, whose amino-acid sequence is MTVPLHLGVRAHDFGQIPLTDLIQKLQQYEFSHIQFAIKKSFPESAPSLSALSPGTAAYYGNAFRRAGIQIAVLGCYVNIVAPDPQTEAQALADFKTNIRLARDFGASLVGTETGSVGHGYTTDNFTEEAFQRVIPAVREMVAEAERFGVTVGIEAGLNHPLHTASLARRLLDAIPSNNLQIILDCANLMSPDNYTRQDEVVAEALELLGDRIAVLHLKDFIVKDGRIEMVPVGQGFLKFEPILRYMKYERPHIQGLMESTTEPHLAGSVEFLRRLYEEV